One Panicum virgatum strain AP13 chromosome 3N, P.virgatum_v5, whole genome shotgun sequence DNA segment encodes these proteins:
- the LOC120665925 gene encoding uncharacterized protein LOC120665925 isoform X1 — translation MGAEEAAASCCSTGRRRPASSCGGDGMPISSCPRSKHTTGAETMALELPMDDRTTFACQDSTLGGVANDSEQMGGGAGGSPRRPGKVDPVAAGARGPGWAAAGLRRRERDAASQQGARPAEARIRQRLGAQDWKGDGLLRHGGNAAARLGARRWRCGSGGGCCRRRWRRGSGATIDKVTNDDKTLPQQYSAPQDNKQAAIRSEAKAAAGSRAPWKATGLRTGW, via the exons ATGGGGGCAGAGGAGGCCGCTGCGTCCTGCTGCAgcacggggaggcggcggccggccagcaGCTGCGGCGGAGACGGCATGCCGATTAGCTCCTGTCCAAGAAGCAAGCACACGACAGGAGCAGAGACCATGGCGCTCGAGCTCCCCATGGATGACAGAACAACCTTTGCATGTCAG GATTCTACGCTTGGTGGAGTTGCTAATGATAGTGAGCAGATGGGAGGAGGTGCCGGCGGTTCACCCCGGCGACCTGGCAAGGTAGATCCGGTGGCGGCTGGGGCGCGCGGGCCCGGCTGGGCGGCAGCCGGCTTGCGTCGGCGTGAGAGGGACGCTGCGTCCCAGCAAGGCGCtcggccggcggaggcgcggATCCGGCAGCGGCTGGGCGCGCAGGACTGGAAGGGCGATGGCTTGCTTCGGCACGGGGGCAACGCGGCGGCCCGGCTAGGCGCTCGGCGGTGGAGGTGCGGATCCGGCGGTGGCTGCTgtaggaggcggtggcggcgcggatccGGGGCCACCATCGACAAGGTCACAAACGATGACAAAACTCTTCCGCAGCAATACAGTGCCCCTCAAG ACAATAAGCAGGCCGCCATCAGATCCGAAGCTAAGGCAGCAGCAGGCTCACGGGCTCCATGGAAAGCGACAGGCTTGCGAACAGGATGGTGA
- the LOC120665925 gene encoding uncharacterized protein LOC120665925 isoform X2, with protein MGAEEAAASCCSTGRRRPASSCGGDGMPISSCPRSKHTTGAETMALELPMDDRTTFACQDSTLGGVANDSEQMGGGAGGSPRRPGKVDPVAAGARGPGWAAAGLRRRERDAASQQGARPAEARIRQRLGAQDWKGDGLLRHGGNAAARLGARRWRCGSGGGCCRRRWRRGSGATIDKVTNDDKTLPQQYSAPQGIPRSILLPDACSDLTDELDSLL; from the exons ATGGGGGCAGAGGAGGCCGCTGCGTCCTGCTGCAgcacggggaggcggcggccggccagcaGCTGCGGCGGAGACGGCATGCCGATTAGCTCCTGTCCAAGAAGCAAGCACACGACAGGAGCAGAGACCATGGCGCTCGAGCTCCCCATGGATGACAGAACAACCTTTGCATGTCAG GATTCTACGCTTGGTGGAGTTGCTAATGATAGTGAGCAGATGGGAGGAGGTGCCGGCGGTTCACCCCGGCGACCTGGCAAGGTAGATCCGGTGGCGGCTGGGGCGCGCGGGCCCGGCTGGGCGGCAGCCGGCTTGCGTCGGCGTGAGAGGGACGCTGCGTCCCAGCAAGGCGCtcggccggcggaggcgcggATCCGGCAGCGGCTGGGCGCGCAGGACTGGAAGGGCGATGGCTTGCTTCGGCACGGGGGCAACGCGGCGGCCCGGCTAGGCGCTCGGCGGTGGAGGTGCGGATCCGGCGGTGGCTGCTgtaggaggcggtggcggcgcggatccGGGGCCACCATCGACAAGGTCACAAACGATGACAAAACTCTTCCGCAGCAATACAGTGCCCCTCAAG GGATTCCCAGATCGATCCTGCTGCCTGACGCCTGTTCTGACTTGACTGACGAGCTTGACTCATTGCTATAG
- the LOC120665926 gene encoding protein LURP-one-related 8-like, whose amino-acid sequence MTKVHPNGAAAASAAPAVAPAAVAEENGEAVSLTVWRRSLLFNGKGFTVFDCKGNLVYRVETYGGGSPREVVLMDADGQGLLTIRRKKLSLADEWLIYDGDATASPSAAAPPKRFTARRHVSLRPTRCLAHLSPPRRQSCADAGAAPSCRYDVEGSYAGRSLDVFASSVSGGEQRRRVATVCQKEAAVGPDVFRLVVLPGFDPPLAMAVVILLDQMNAS is encoded by the exons ATGACAAAAGTTCACCCAAACGGCGCGGCAGCGGCATCAGCAGCGCCCGCAGTTgctccggcggccgtggcggaggAGAACGGGGAGGCCGTGTCGCTGACGGTGTGGCGGCGGTCGCTGTTGTTCAACGGGAAGGGGTTCACGGTGTTCGACTGCAAGGGCAACCTCGTCTACCGCGTCGAGACctacggcggcggctcgccccGCGAGGTCGTGCTCATGGACGCCGACGGCCAGGGTCTCCTCACCATACGCCGCAAG AAGCTGAGCTTGGCGGACGAGTGGCTCATATACGACGGCGATGCGACCGCGTCCCCGTCGGCGGCTGCGCCACCGAAGCGGTTCACGGCCCGGCGGCACGTGAGCCTGCGCCCGACCAGGTGCCTGGCACACCTGTCCCCGCCGCGCAGACAGTCCTGCGCGGACGCGGGAGCTGCGCCCAGCTGCCGGTACGACGTGGAGGGCTCGTACGCCGGGCGCAGCCTCGACGTGTTCGCCTCCTCCGTTTcaggcggcgagcagcggcggcgcgtcgcTACGGTGTGCCAGAAGGAGGCCGCCGTCGGCCCGGACGTGTTCCGCCTCGTCGTGCTGCCGGGCTTCGATCCGCCGTTGGCCATGGCCGTTGTCATCCTCCTGGACCAGATGAACGCATCCTGA